From the genome of Cytobacillus firmus, one region includes:
- a CDS encoding DEAD/DEAH box helicase: MPLVCINCHTAKQKQLYFYQISRKFKGIPYRRLIKQPSNGLHVESWIKDNDNMDNTPDGIYCENCHKSLNEEFLTFDELALLADNRMETWSFKDQSLDEVVGTLTSLSNKIGSSVERYHINSKSARYGELEKDLPSSLANKLKKIGIEKLYSHQAEAINRIRNGENVVITTGTASGKSMVYTIPALETFLNDENATVLYLSPLKALTRDQLLTLDRFNDNETESQDSFGYRTISLGGKKVSAGVLEGGKSDSVKELTYDYARYWLTNAHFLHFILQGAVHFKHKSRYIRFFKNLKYVVIDELHAYNGILGSKVAMLLRRLRNLCKALGNIDLQFIACSASIGNPKEHAEEITGLKGRNGFSLIDDDGSPAYEKEILLWNPGFLGQKSEQRTRRAPISEAIEILKSIAASYRMLPKSILFYGNRKAATNASFELNSAVRSRLAEVMQNKEIPLELFSPFHAQLNGFKKQEVMDKLKKGELVGLVSTSALEMGIDIGDLSLCIMIGYAGSKASFLQQAGRVGRKGPGLIIQIFQEDPLEQYYAANPVEFMERKSEHVTIDVSNPLIVSEHMQYAAFEVNGKLTSPHNYFKVSAAKKADGFVEKMKEINRGLWELIDKNVIYNNLLKGGRVYTVINQSTKEALFEGVDDRSLLRDYHYGSVFLYNQKTYKVTRILSNKNEVWTVPFKADYTTRGQVNDSINVSGEVSTQPVNDLMELGKGKLVITMRLWGYKKVNLFGGGTSDLIEDSNMYPVKYSTDGLWIQFPSEKINESALHVLEHAIASAIPTIVKCSHSDFSLISSSNLKEFEYLPTIVCYEADGGGAGIMEAIESRLSHILKKALAILKACECEDGCPNCTHLSICERGNENLDKVGGVQLLENVLSSIALTKRF, translated from the coding sequence TTGCCTTTAGTATGTATAAATTGCCATACAGCAAAACAAAAGCAGTTATATTTTTATCAGATTAGTAGAAAGTTCAAAGGTATCCCTTATAGAAGGCTGATTAAGCAGCCTTCTAATGGTCTTCATGTTGAATCGTGGATTAAAGATAATGATAATATGGATAATACTCCAGACGGGATATACTGTGAAAACTGCCATAAGAGTTTAAATGAAGAATTTTTAACATTTGATGAATTAGCTTTACTCGCAGATAACAGAATGGAGACCTGGTCATTTAAAGATCAATCACTAGACGAGGTAGTAGGAACTCTAACCTCCCTAAGTAATAAGATAGGTTCTTCTGTTGAGAGATACCATATTAATTCGAAGTCAGCTAGGTATGGGGAACTTGAGAAAGACTTGCCTTCTTCCTTAGCAAACAAATTAAAAAAAATAGGTATTGAAAAACTATACTCTCATCAGGCTGAAGCAATTAATCGTATACGAAATGGTGAAAATGTAGTCATTACAACAGGTACTGCTTCCGGAAAGTCTATGGTGTACACAATACCAGCACTAGAAACATTTCTAAATGATGAGAATGCAACTGTTCTTTATTTGTCACCGCTTAAAGCGCTTACTCGCGATCAGCTTCTGACATTAGATAGATTTAATGATAATGAAACTGAAAGTCAAGATTCTTTTGGATACAGAACTATTTCATTGGGAGGGAAAAAAGTAAGTGCTGGGGTACTCGAAGGAGGAAAGTCTGATTCTGTAAAGGAATTAACTTATGATTATGCAAGATATTGGTTGACTAATGCACACTTCCTGCACTTTATTCTTCAAGGTGCAGTACATTTTAAACACAAAAGCAGGTATATTCGTTTTTTTAAAAACCTTAAATATGTTGTAATAGATGAATTGCATGCTTATAACGGCATTCTTGGTTCAAAGGTGGCAATGCTCTTGAGGCGCCTCAGGAACTTATGCAAAGCTCTTGGAAATATTGACCTTCAATTTATCGCATGTTCTGCTTCTATAGGGAATCCCAAGGAGCATGCAGAGGAAATTACAGGATTAAAGGGTAGAAATGGCTTTTCCTTAATTGACGATGATGGGAGCCCTGCTTATGAAAAGGAAATATTATTATGGAATCCGGGATTTCTTGGCCAAAAATCAGAGCAAAGGACTAGAAGAGCGCCTATCTCAGAGGCTATAGAAATCTTAAAGTCAATCGCAGCATCATACCGTATGCTTCCCAAGTCTATTCTCTTTTATGGAAATAGAAAAGCGGCAACGAATGCTAGCTTTGAATTAAATAGTGCAGTAAGATCTAGACTTGCGGAGGTAATGCAGAATAAAGAAATACCTTTGGAACTTTTTTCACCATTCCATGCTCAATTAAACGGTTTCAAAAAGCAAGAAGTTATGGACAAACTTAAGAAAGGAGAATTGGTGGGTCTGGTGTCAACTTCAGCCTTAGAAATGGGCATAGATATTGGAGATTTAAGTTTATGTATAATGATCGGGTACGCCGGGAGCAAAGCTAGCTTTTTGCAGCAAGCTGGTCGAGTAGGAAGGAAAGGTCCTGGATTAATAATACAAATTTTTCAAGAGGACCCTTTGGAGCAATATTATGCAGCCAACCCTGTGGAATTTATGGAACGGAAATCTGAACATGTGACGATTGATGTTTCAAATCCTCTTATTGTTTCTGAACATATGCAATATGCTGCATTTGAAGTTAATGGAAAATTGACTTCCCCACATAATTACTTTAAAGTTTCTGCTGCTAAGAAAGCTGATGGCTTTGTTGAAAAGATGAAAGAAATAAATAGAGGTTTGTGGGAGCTAATAGATAAAAATGTGATATATAATAACCTATTAAAAGGTGGTAGAGTCTACACTGTCATAAATCAATCCACAAAAGAAGCTCTGTTTGAGGGAGTGGATGATAGGTCATTACTAAGGGATTATCATTACGGTTCGGTGTTTCTTTATAACCAAAAAACCTATAAGGTAACGCGAATCTTATCCAATAAAAATGAAGTATGGACTGTCCCTTTTAAGGCTGATTATACAACAAGAGGACAAGTTAATGATTCAATAAACGTCTCAGGAGAAGTCTCCACTCAGCCAGTTAATGATTTAATGGAATTAGGAAAAGGAAAACTCGTGATTACAATGAGATTATGGGGATATAAGAAAGTAAACCTATTTGGTGGAGGCACATCAGATCTTATCGAAGACAGTAATATGTATCCGGTAAAATACTCAACAGATGGGTTGTGGATTCAATTCCCATCAGAAAAAATAAATGAGTCAGCGTTGCATGTACTGGAGCATGCTATTGCTTCAGCAATACCTACAATCGTCAAGTGCTCCCATAGTGACTTTTCTTTAATATCTTCGAGTAATTTAAAGGAATTTGAATATCTTCCAACTATTGTTTGTTATGAAGCAGATGGTGGAGGCGCAGGGATTATGGAAGCAATAGAATCAAGATTATCTCATATCTTAAAAAAAGCATTAGCAATCTTAAAAGCTTGTGAATGTGAAGATGGTTGTCCTAACTGTACCCACTTATCAATTTGTGAACGGGGCAATGAAAATCTTGATAAAGTGGGCGGGGTTCAGTTGTTGGAGAATGTATTGTCTTCAATTGCATTAACAAAGAGGTTTTAA
- a CDS encoding DinB family protein produces MERKEYEWVKENREVLLDFCSKMDPKDFTCEMGFGWQSVRDTLVHVANCYHGWLGSFVLLKTKKPITPRENYPTIGIEEIRTLFEQADAYVYEVLESFSQKMDESIVRPIPWRESTEEISMTPRKLFMHTVTHEYHHKGQIMAMARQLGYEPPNTDVLGTRD; encoded by the coding sequence ATGGAGCGGAAGGAATACGAGTGGGTCAAAGAGAATCGAGAAGTGCTTTTGGACTTTTGCAGTAAAATGGATCCAAAAGATTTTACGTGTGAAATGGGATTCGGCTGGCAGAGTGTGCGTGACACACTTGTTCATGTAGCGAATTGTTATCATGGCTGGCTAGGATCATTTGTTTTATTAAAAACGAAGAAGCCTATCACACCTAGAGAAAACTATCCGACAATCGGTATCGAGGAAATCAGGACACTTTTTGAACAAGCAGATGCTTATGTGTATGAAGTTCTTGAGTCATTTTCTCAAAAAATGGATGAGTCAATCGTGCGGCCTATTCCTTGGAGAGAATCAACTGAGGAGATTTCAATGACTCCTCGAAAACTGTTCATGCATACTGTCACTCACGAATACCATCACAAAGGACAGATTATGGCGATGGCCCGCCAGTTGGGGTATGAACCGCCAAATACAGATGTTCTGGGGACGAGAGACTAG
- the purU gene encoding formyltetrahydrofolate deformylase codes for MNSSIQDQLQVFRESQKNRGRLLINCPDQPGIVAAVSKFLFQHDANIIESSQYSTNPEGGTFFIRIEFECPGLQSKEEELKSQFKEIAETFSMEWKLAFVYELKKTAIFVSKELHCLRELLWEWQSGDLLTDIALIVSNHEEARQIAESLHIPFFYIPASKENRKEVEERQLQLLKEFDIDLIILARYMQILTPAFVEAHPFKIINIHHSFLPAFVGARPYDRAHQRGVKIIGATSHYVTNDLDEGPIIEQDIKRVDHRDHIDDLKKSGRSIERSVLARAVKWHLEDRIIVNENKTIVF; via the coding sequence ATGAATTCATCTATTCAAGATCAACTTCAAGTATTTAGAGAAAGTCAAAAAAACAGGGGGCGGCTGCTTATCAATTGTCCCGATCAACCGGGAATTGTTGCTGCTGTATCCAAGTTTCTGTTCCAGCATGATGCTAATATTATTGAATCGAGTCAATATTCGACAAATCCAGAGGGTGGAACCTTTTTTATACGAATTGAGTTTGAATGTCCTGGTTTACAGTCGAAGGAAGAAGAGTTGAAGAGTCAATTTAAGGAAATCGCAGAAACATTTTCAATGGAATGGAAATTAGCATTTGTTTATGAATTGAAGAAGACAGCTATTTTCGTATCAAAAGAACTTCATTGTTTACGTGAGCTGTTATGGGAATGGCAAAGTGGTGATTTACTTACCGACATCGCTCTTATTGTGAGCAATCACGAGGAAGCAAGACAAATTGCAGAATCCTTGCATATTCCATTCTTTTACATACCAGCAAGTAAAGAAAATAGAAAGGAAGTGGAAGAAAGACAGCTGCAGCTTTTAAAAGAATTTGATATTGACTTAATCATCTTAGCCAGATATATGCAGATTTTGACGCCGGCTTTTGTAGAGGCTCATCCATTCAAGATCATTAATATTCATCACTCTTTCCTTCCTGCATTTGTTGGTGCGAGGCCATATGATCGAGCCCATCAGCGCGGAGTAAAAATAATTGGGGCAACGTCTCATTATGTTACAAACGATCTTGACGAAGGACCAATTATTGAACAAGATATCAAGCGTGTTGACCACCGGGATCATATAGATGATCTGAAAAAGAGCGGACGTTCTATTGAACGAAGTGTTCTTGCCAGAGCGGTTAAATGGCATTTAGAAGACCGGATTATTGTTAACGAAAACAAAACAATTGTTTTTTAA